Proteins found in one Osmerus mordax isolate fOsmMor3 chromosome 20, fOsmMor3.pri, whole genome shotgun sequence genomic segment:
- the ddt gene encoding D-dopachrome decarboxylase yields the protein MPFIDLESNLPASKFSEDFLKKLCSMTAAALGKPEDRMMLVVKPGLPMLIAGSCSPCVVLSVSAIGVTDTAEKNKDHSAKIFQFLTGELGLGEDRVVIRFYALEPHQVGKKGTVMSFL from the exons ATGCCCTTCATAGATTTAGAAAGCAACTTACCTGCGAGCAAGTTCTCGGAGGACTTCCTGAAGAAACTATGTTCAATGACAGCTGCCGCTTTAGGAAAACCGGAAGAT AGAATGATGTTGGTGGTGAAACCTGGACTGCCGATGCTCATTGCTGGATCTTGCTCCCCGTGCGTGGTACTGTCCGTGTCTGCCATCGGTGTCACAGACACGGCCGAGAAGAACAAGGACCACAGCGCCAAAATCTTTCAGTTCCTAACGGGAGAACTCGGACTTGGAGAGGACAG GGTTGTGATCAGGTTCTATGCGTTGGAGCCTCATCAAGTTGGAAAGAAAGGAACCGTGATGAGCTTCCTGTAG